The nucleotide sequence TTGTAGTGCGGGCGGGAGAAGCGTTCACGTTCCGGTTCGGCCTGGCGGTAGCCCCCAACCGGCTGCCCCATCCGCGGTGGCGCGATCTGCGCATGTTCATTTGGATTGGCGATGCCCAAAACCCCTACCCGTCCGATGACGAGATCCGCGCCGCTGCACGGCTTGGATACACGCTGTTCCAGATGCACCGGCTGGGCACTCCCGGCCAGCCGCGTCCGCCCGCGGAAGAACTTGACCGCGTATTAAAGACCGTGCACGACTCGGGCATGTTGTTCATCTGGACAGCCAACGCGGACCTCATGTACGCCAACGCGCCGGGCGTGCAGGAGCTCACCGCCGCGGGCAAATGGGCGCTCTGGCAGGGTTTCAACTATGGCGGGCGGTACACAGCCAAGATGGACCCCTACTGCGACTTGATGTCCACCTGTCTGGCGTCGCCCAACGGCCTCGCCGATTACCGAATGGCCACGCTCGCCGCCATGCTTGAGAAATATCCCGTCGATGGCATGTATATCGACGATAACCTTCCCTACGCGAACTGCTCGCTCTGGAAAGAGCACGGCCACCCCGAGAAGATCTACGACTGTCTCATCGAGCTCCATGATGTCAATTGGCGCCGCCGCCAGGTACTGCTGACCAAGGTCCCGCACGCGGTGCTGATCGACCATTCGAGCCACGGATTCATCTTGCCCACGATCTCGGCCTTTGACTGCCACCTTTTCGGCGAAGGGTATACGTTCCCCTCCGTTGAGTCCTACTGGGTGACATACGGGTCGTACCACAATCTGCCGGCCCAGGGCTGCCTCTGGGCAGGCGACACGGAAAAGACTCGCTGCGGCGCGGAACTCGCTTATGCTTACGACCTCCTGACGGGCGGCGGACAGTACAGCTACCTCGATTGGCGGCTCTGGCCGGAGAAGTTCCCCTACGCATCGGGCGTCAGCGCCGATGAACTGCTGTTCGTCGAAACCTTCAATGCCGCGCAGCATTACTTCGGCATGTACGAGTCCAACCCCTACTACTTCGCCACGTCGCAGGCGCGATTTGCCGCGACAGCACCCGAGACCTACGCCACGCTCTATCACAACCGCGTCTGGAACGAAGCCCTTCTCGCCGTATCAAACTTGGGCGCCGCGCCGGCTGCAACATCGGTGGCCTTTACCGAGCCGATACTTCCTCCGTTGGCAGGGGACCGGCTGCTCGCCATCTACGACGTGCATGAGCGGATCTCGGCGGTTGCGCGGGGCAAAGCCGCCCTCGCTCACCTCGCGGATATTTCGTTGGCCCCGACCCAGACGCGGCTGTTCTATGTACGGGAAGTGCCCGAAAATGCCCCCTGCCACCAGTGGGGAGGCAAGCGGCTTTCCGAGCAGTGGGACGCCGCGGCCGGAACCCTGCAGCTGAAACTGCACGGGCCCGCGACCCTGGATGACCAGGTAATCATCGCTACGGGCGGCAAGGGGATTGCGCAGGTGACTGTGAACGGCGCGCCCGCGGCGTTCTTCCTGGACCCCGCGCGGGGGCTGGTCCACGGCGCCGTGNNNNNNNNNNNNNNNNNNNNNNNNNNNNNNNNNNNNNNNNNNNNNNNNNNNNNNNNNNNNNNNNNNNNNNNNNNNNNNNNNNNNNNNNNNNNNNNNNNNNCGAGCCGGACCCGTTCCCCCTGGCACTCGGGGCCGAAGAGGAATATCGCGTCCATGATGAGAAGACTGCTCAGCGATTACGGGATGCTCCTCGTGCTGCTCGCGCTGTGCGTGTTGTTCAGCGTCCTCACGCTGAAAGTCCAGTCTCCAACCGGCGACGAGGCCGTGGCCGAGTTGATGGCGACGATCAGCGCGGAATTCGACGCCTCGGCAATCATCCTGGTGGCGGGGGCGGTTAACACTGCTTCCGCCCCGTTTGCTGAAACGCTCGGCAGCCGCCTGCACGATGCGGGATTCACGAACGCGCGCGTGGTTGTGGGAACGCCGCGCGATCTGCGCTTGGCCGCCGACGCGGTTCAAGCGGAAGGGGGCGTATTGGCGGCCATCGCGGCCACGGGCGACGTCACCAAATGGAGCGTCCTCGAATTGATCCGCGAGCAGCACCCCGCCTTTGCGGAATTCCGCCTGCTTACCCCGTCGCCGCGCACCTGGCCGGATTTCCTGAAACGCGGCAATCTCCTGGCGATTGTCGACCGGATCGTCGTGATTGCGGTGCTCGCAATCGGCATGACCATGGTGATCTTGACGGCGGGGATCGACCTGTCGGTAGGAAGCCTGATCGCGTTGTCGGGGGTGATCGGCGCACTGGTCATGAAGCGCCTCGGCGGCGAGGAAGCCCCCGCTTGGGCGGTGCTTACTGGGTTTCTGGCGGGTTCGCTGAGTTGTGGCGTGGTCGGCGGCGCCGGCGGGATGATCGTGGCGCGGTTCAAGGTGCCGCCGTTCATCACCACGCTGGGCGTGATGATGATGGCGCGGGGCCTGGCTTTCATGCTCACGGGCGGATTCTCGATTTACCAGGTGCCCAAGGCGCTGCCCTGGCTCGGACAGGGCCGTACCCTGGGCATACCGAACACGGTCATCCTCCTGGTTGTGCTGTATTCCACGGCCCACATGTTCATGTCGCACACGCGGCTGGGGCGCCATATCTACGCCGTTGGCGGCAACGAGGAAGCCGCGCGGCTATCGGGCGTGCCGGTTGGACGCGTCATCGTTTTCGTATATGTTGTAAGCGCGCTCACCGCGGGTCTGGGCGGCTGTATTCAGGCCTCGCAGATAGACACCGGCACCCCCAACATGGGCACGATGTACGAACTCTACGTCATCGCGGCAGTGGTTGTGGGGGGCACAAGTCTGTCCGGGGGCTCGGGCCACATCCTCGGCACGTTGATCGGCGCATTTGTCATCTCGGTCATTCAAAACGGCATGAACCTCGTGGGTCTCGAGAGCTACACGCAACAGGTGGTGCTGGGCGCCGTCATTCTCGGGGCGGTATTGCTCGATAAGGCGCGCGGAGGCGGCGGCGTGGGCGCGTTCATGCGAAAACAGCTGCGCAGCGCTCCCGGCGAAGCAGACAGGAAGGAGAAAGAAGCATGAAAAAAACTGGCCTGGCCGCGCACCTGGCGCTGGCGGCCGTCCTCGTCGCATCGGCGGCCTCCTGCGGTCCAAAACAGCAGGAAGCCCAGGGCCCCGCGCCAAAAGAGGTCAAAGGCAAGATCGGCGTCACCTGCATGGACCTCACCAACCCGTTCTTCAAGCTTATCGGCAACGTCATACAGGAAGAAGCGGCAAAGTACGGCTACGAGGCCGTCGTGTTGAGCGGCGAGATGGACCCCGCGAAGCAGAACAGCCAACTGGCCGATTTCGTCGCCCAGGGGTTTGACGCCATCTTTCTCAACCCCGTCGACTCCCAATCCGCCGGCGAAGGTGTCAAAAAAGCGGGCGCGGCGGGCGTCCCCGTGTTCACCTACGACGTGGACGTGACCGACGAGGAAGCGCGCCCCTTCATCGTTTCCCATATCGGCAGCGACAACTACCAGGGCGGACGGCTTGCCGGCGAGAGCATGATGAAAGTCACCGGCGACCAGGGAAAGATCGCCATCATCAACTATCCCGAAGCCACCTCCTGCATATACCGCATAAAAGGATTCAGAGACTACCTCAACGAAAACAACAGCAAACTCCAGATCGTCACCGATTTGAGCGGCAAAGGCAACCGTAATGACGCGTATGCCGTCGCGACGGACATCCTCCAGGCCCACCCCGGCATCGTGGGCATCTTCGCCATCAACGACCCTTCCGGTCTCGGCGCCTACGCCGCGGTCGCCAAGGCGGGCAAAGCCGAACAGATCCACATCATCGCGTTTGACGCCTCTCCCGCGGGCAAACAGGCCGTATTCGAGAAGAAACTGTACGACTCGCCGCAGCAGTTCCCCCGGCAAATGGCCGTGGGCACCGTCGACGCGTTTATCAAGTATCTGAACGGGGAAGAAGTCCCCAAGAACATCTTCATCCCGTGCGCCCATTACTATTACGAGGATGCCGTCAACGACGAGAGCCGCGTCGCCGAGAAATGGTGACGGTTTCTTTCGCGACACAGGACCGGTCAAACAGAATCGTGACACGTGGTACTTTCAGGAATGATCGGGCTGTATTGTAGTGCAGGCATCTTGCCTGCTTTCTGAAGCAGGCTGGAACCCCGCGCCACAAGAGCCGGCACGCAATCTGAACGCGTTTTTTGAGATTATGATTCAAAACATCGGAAAGGGCTGGCCATGTGGGAAATACCGGTCGGATTGCACGTACTGGTTGCGGCTCTGGCACTGGCGGGGCTTGCCGGGGCCTTGGGCGGCGACGCCGCCGAGGCCGCTGAACAGGACGAAACGCCTCTTGTCGACAAGACCCTCGTCGTGTGGGTTGCTCCGGCAGACCTCTCCCAGCGAGGCGGCACAGCCCTGACCATCGACAACCTCGACGGGAGTTTCGACGGCATCATCTTTGGCGAAATCTCCCCCAAACGCTGGATGGCCGGCAGCAATTTCTATTTGCGCACCCAGCGCGAACAGGGAACATACCCCGAGGAAACCGCCGATGCCAATACTCTCGTGCAGATGGCCATCGTATACCGCGGCAAGGAAATCACGATCCTCCGCAACGGCGAGCCCTACGCGCAATACACCATGCCGGACCAGCCGCAGGCGTTCGGCCCCAACACCGCCGTGATGTTCGGCAAGCGCCATCTTGACGCCAGAGACACGGCTCATTTCGCGGGAAGCATCGAGGACGCGCGGATCTACAACCGGCCGCTCGATGCCGCCGCGCTCGCCTCCCTCGAACCTGACGTCGCCTCCGGACCCGAACCCTGGGCGTGGTGGACGTTTGAAAACGGGCAGCTCGCCGACCGGACGGGCAGGTATCCCGAAGTCTTCCTGACGGGAGGCGCCGCGCTGCTCAGAGGCCGGCTCGTGCTCGATGGCATGACGGGCACCATGCTCGCCGCCAAAGATCGTGGTCCGATCGACGCGTTCAGCGTCATGGCCAACGCCCCGTATGTCGAAGACCGCGTGAGCGCCGCGCGGCAGTTGCGCCTCCAGCTCCTCGCCGACCCCCACCGCGCGACATACCACTTTGTCGCGCCGGAAGGCATATGCATGCCCTTCGACCCCAACGGCGCGTTGTTCTGGAAAGGCCGCTACCATCTCTTCTACATCTACCAGGACGCGGGCCAGCATTACTGGGGGCATGCGTCGTCGGCCGACCTCCTGCACTGGCGTCATCATCCGCCCGCCCTGGGTCCCGGCGCCGGCGACGAAGGCATCTTCAGCGGCGGCGCGTTCATCGACAAGGACGGCAGGGCGATCATCACGTACTGGGGGCTTGGCGGAGGCAAACGCGGTATCTGCATCGCCACCAGCAACGACGAACTCCTCGAACACTGGACCAAACTCCCCGAGAATCCGGTCATCGCGGAATCGGACTGGGGATACGCTATCCACAACGAGGGCACGCCCCAGGAAGTGATCTGCGGCGCGGCAGACCCCTCGGCGGTCTGGCTCAAAGACGGCCGCTATTACCTCATGACCGGGAATCTGCTGGTCCTCAACAAATTCGGCAAAGAACGGCAGCGCCCGGAATTCCTGGGCGATACCACCTTCCTGTTCGCCTCGGATGACCTGCTCACATGGCAATACCTGCACCCGTTCTATACCTCGAAACGCGAATGGACCCGAGCCGACGAAGACAACATGTGCCCCGACTTCTTCCCCCTGGGCGCTCGCCACATGCTCTTGTTCATCAGCCACAATCTCGGATGCCAGTATTACCTCGGCCAGTATCGCGACGACCGGTTCTATCCCGAAACCCACGGGCGCATGACCTGGGTCGACAACGCATTCTTCGCGCCCGAAAGCGTTCAGGACGCCCAAGGCCGCCGCATCATGTGGGCCTGGATCTTCGACCAGCGCGACCAGGACGTACGGAATGCCAGCGGCTGGTCCGGTACCATGAGTCTTCCCCGCGTGCTGTGGCTGGGTGATGACAAAACCCTGCGCATGAAGCCCGCTGAAGAACTTGAGCGGCTGCGCCTCAATCCGCGCCGGCAGACCGGCGTACAGGTCGCCGCGGACACCGAAGTGCCGCTCGAGGGCATCCAGGGCGGCTGTCTCGAACTCGCGCTTGAAATTGTACCCGGCGGCGCGACCCAGTTCGGCGTAAAGGTGCGCCGTTCACCCGGCGGCGAAGAACAGACCCTCGTGTATTACGACGCCGCCGACCAGGCCCTCAAAATCGACACCACGCACGCCAGCCTTGGCCAAGGACCCAAAGTGGTCGAAGCCGGCCCGCTTGCGATGAAACCGGACGAACCCGTCAAGCTGCGGGTGTTCCTCGACAAGTCCGTGGTGGAAACCTTCGCCAACGACCGTCAGGGAGTCATGCGGCGCATCTACCCCACCCGTGAAGACAGCGTCGGCGTGGCGCTCTTCGCAACCGGCGGACCCGCGACATTCACTACCATCACCGCCTGGGACATGATGCCCGCGAATCCCTACTGACCATTCGCGGCCCAGCAGACGAACCTCCCACATTGATTTCGATGGCCACCTGCGCCGTACTCGCCTTGATTCCCTGGCGGTTTTTCGGTAGAATTTGTCCTGGTAACGGCGGGCTGCCATAGGCCCGTTTCTGTTTCTCGACCCCCATTTCCGCGTGGACGGGTAGCTCAGGCGGTAGAGCATCGGACTTTTAATCCGGTGGCCGCGGGTTCGAGTCCCGCCCCGTTCACCAATAAAATCAAGGACTTACGCAACCGAGCGTAAGCCCTTTCTTTCTTGCGCAAACGCTCAGGCAGCCTTTGCAGCATTAGACGTGCTGGCCGAACGCAACTATGTGCGCCAGGAACCACAACCGATAAGCGCCAAAGGCGGCCGCACAAGTGCCGTGTATGAAGTGAACCCCGCAGTGCAGGGGGCGGGGGCCGTGGGGTGCAGGGGTAGGGGGCCAAATCTCTGCGGGGTGGCACGGGTTGACTCCACAACATGCACGCGCGTGTGGCCGAGGGTTCGGAGTCGCTGGGCCGGAATTCTGGCGGGCCATTTCCTGCAGCGCGGGCAAACGGTTGCGCGAAGGAATTACGCTTGAGTTGCCAGGGTGTCTATCGTGATGGAGGACAGAGCCGATGGCTGCGCTGTGGCAAAAGACGAAGAACGGTGTCTGCTACATCACCTGACGGTTTACCTGTCAGCGCGACGGAAAGCAGCGTAGCACCATGACTTGGTTCGGCGCTCATTTCTGCTTCTGCTTCTCGAAGTCCTTCGGCATGTGTAAGGCCGGATGGCTGTCATACAGTGACCGGCTCTCGCTCCAATGCGCTGCCGCCAACCGGTCGATCAGTTCGGTGTCGGCGGCGGACATCCCGGCCTGCTCTTTCGACCAGTAGGGTGGCACGTCCCAAGGCAGCAATTCATCCTTGTTCAAAGCCATGGTGTCGCAGACGACGTTCGGCATGACCATGCGCCACCCCATGGCGTTCCAGCCATCTCTTCCGCCCAGCCCGAAGGCCTCCTCGCCGACCTCGCCTTGGCGGTATCGTTGCCAACCTTCGCCCGCCACAACGAAGCGCCCTTGAGGCATGTCCAGCGTGTCGAAGTCGATCTGCATCAACTTTCTCTGCGCGGCATCAATCTGGGCGTCAACCTGGACCCACCGCCGCTCAGCCGGATGCCAATACTCGCAAATCCAATGGTTTTCGTATTTGCCTTGACGCCATGTGTAGAGCGCGTAGCCTGCCCGAACGCGCGCGGGCACGCCCTTGGACCGCAGAATGGAGCAAGTGAGGACCGCGAACTGCCGGCAGTTGACCACGAGCCGCTGGTCTGCCGCACGGGGAATGGTGATACTCCCCGATTTGAGTTGCGCGATTCGCTCGAGCATTTCCGCTGTCTTCCGGATGTTCATGCCGCCGCCCTGCTGTTCGGTCGGGGTCAGCTCATAAAGCCACAGTAGTCCTCCGTGCACAAGCACATTCTGGACCACCTCCACGACCTCTCCGATTCCGTCCGGAATCCCCTCATACATGGAAAGATGTTCTCCCGGGTCTGTCCACGCACTCTGGGTCCGGTAAAAATCGAGCATGGTTTCTATCCCCTCTCCCCCTTTGGAATTGGCCGGAAGGCCGTTTCTTGCGCAGACGCACGAGACCAGGACCGCTGCCGCCGTACAGATGAACAAGATCGCGGCCTGTGTAGCTCTTCTCATCCTTGCTCTCCATTCCGAAAGACGGCTAAGCAGTTTCCTCATGTCGTCTTTGGGCCGCAACACCGCGGTATGGGCGCCCTCAGTCGGATAAAGGCAGCAGTCCCCGCAGGATCAAGCATGCTTCCGGGAGCCATCTTAGCACGAACTAGTCTAGCTTAAGATTTCCATGAACCGGGTTTTTCCTTTCCTGCTGCCCAAAGAAAAAAGAGAGCGCAAGCCTGCATGATGCCGGCTTCCACGGAGAAACGGAGGATCAGACCATGATTACTTCTCACCCCGGCATCGTTGGCTGTAAGGAAACGGACGAGAACCTCGTTATGGCCCCCTCCTCACGGAAGAGTGCAAACACTCGGCCTTTCGATACGTTCGCTTGTGCGAGCCCTATCTGTCGGCCTGTGCGAAAACGCCTGTAGCGTTTCACAGGACCCGTTGCTGCTTATCGGCAACCACGGGTGCGCCAAGACCGCGTGGCCAACATGGACACGCAGGCATTCATAGTCTAGGGAATGCCCTGAGAACCGAGGATCTCCCTGAGCATCAAGACGAGTCTCGGCACGGACTGCGTGGCGGTTGTCCACACGATGTCGAGGTCGATATCGAAGTAGGCGTGGATAAGGCGATTGCGTGTGTTTGCCATGCGCCGCCATGGAATGCGAGGGTAGGCGCCGCGCGTTCCAGCAGTGACCCGGCTTGCGGCTTCTCCCAGAATCTCGAGGGCGCGCAGCAACGCCAGGCGCAACTGCGGGTCGGTTTCGAGATCGTTTCGTTCGCGCCCCTCGATGAAGGATACCGCCTGCTCGGCCGCGTCCAGCATGTGCTGAATGCGGTTTCGGTCCGGGTCAGGCAGCATACTCGACCCGCGCGGTTCGCACGACCTCGTCCCGGAAGTAGCGGCTCAGGTCACGGGGCGTGCGCATGTCGGCCTTGCGCCCGAGGATCTCGCTCAGTTCCTCCTCCATTCCCGCAACGTCAAACAGGCTGGGCACGTGTTCGGGATCGTATTCGAACAGCACGTCCACATCGCTGTCCGGCCCGAACCGGTCGGTCAACACGGAGCCGAACAGCGCCAGCTTGGTGAGATGGTGCTTGCGGCAGAAGGCGGCGAGCTGCTCTCTCTCGAACTGTATGGGCAAATCCATTCTTTCGATCCTCATTGCCGTTGACCGGCCCAAGTATACCAAAACACAAGGGAGGGGTCATGTCTTAGAGGCCGCCCTTTCCATGTATGAAGTGAAACGGGCTTGTTGCGAGCTCAATAGCCGTCGATTTCTCTCACCCCAACAGGTACAGTTTTCGGGGGACAG is from Candidatus Hydrogenedentota bacterium and encodes:
- a CDS encoding substrate-binding domain-containing protein, with protein sequence MKKTGLAAHLALAAVLVASAASCGPKQQEAQGPAPKEVKGKIGVTCMDLTNPFFKLIGNVIQEEAAKYGYEAVVLSGEMDPAKQNSQLADFVAQGFDAIFLNPVDSQSAGEGVKKAGAAGVPVFTYDVDVTDEEARPFIVSHIGSDNYQGGRLAGESMMKVTGDQGKIAIINYPEATSCIYRIKGFRDYLNENNSKLQIVTDLSGKGNRNDAYAVATDILQAHPGIVGIFAINDPSGLGAYAAVAKAGKAEQIHIIAFDASPAGKQAVFEKKLYDSPQQFPRQMAVGTVDAFIKYLNGEEVPKNIFIPCAHYYYEDAVNDESRVAEKW
- a CDS encoding ABC transporter permease; protein product: MMRRLLSDYGMLLVLLALCVLFSVLTLKVQSPTGDEAVAELMATISAEFDASAIILVAGAVNTASAPFAETLGSRLHDAGFTNARVVVGTPRDLRLAADAVQAEGGVLAAIAATGDVTKWSVLELIREQHPAFAEFRLLTPSPRTWPDFLKRGNLLAIVDRIVVIAVLAIGMTMVILTAGIDLSVGSLIALSGVIGALVMKRLGGEEAPAWAVLTGFLAGSLSCGVVGGAGGMIVARFKVPPFITTLGVMMMARGLAFMLTGGFSIYQVPKALPWLGQGRTLGIPNTVILLVVLYSTAHMFMSHTRLGRHIYAVGGNEEAARLSGVPVGRVIVFVYVVSALTAGLGGCIQASQIDTGTPNMGTMYELYVIAAVVVGGTSLSGGSGHILGTLIGAFVISVIQNGMNLVGLESYTQQVVLGAVILGAVLLDKARGGGGVGAFMRKQLRSAPGEADRKEKEA
- a CDS encoding DUF86 domain-containing protein; protein product: MLPDPDRNRIQHMLDAAEQAVSFIEGRERNDLETDPQLRLALLRALEILGEAASRVTAGTRGAYPRIPWRRMANTRNRLIHAYFDIDLDIVWTTATQSVPRLVLMLREILGSQGIP
- a CDS encoding transglutaminase-like domain-containing protein — translated: MRRATQAAILFICTAAAVLVSCVCARNGLPANSKGGEGIETMLDFYRTQSAWTDPGEHLSMYEGIPDGIGEVVEVVQNVLVHGGLLWLYELTPTEQQGGGMNIRKTAEMLERIAQLKSGSITIPRAADQRLVVNCRQFAVLTCSILRSKGVPARVRAGYALYTWRQGKYENHWICEYWHPAERRWVQVDAQIDAAQRKLMQIDFDTLDMPQGRFVVAGEGWQRYRQGEVGEEAFGLGGRDGWNAMGWRMVMPNVVCDTMALNKDELLPWDVPPYWSKEQAGMSAADTELIDRLAAAHWSESRSLYDSHPALHMPKDFEKQKQK
- a CDS encoding GH32 C-terminal domain-containing protein — translated: MWEIPVGLHVLVAALALAGLAGALGGDAAEAAEQDETPLVDKTLVVWVAPADLSQRGGTALTIDNLDGSFDGIIFGEISPKRWMAGSNFYLRTQREQGTYPEETADANTLVQMAIVYRGKEITILRNGEPYAQYTMPDQPQAFGPNTAVMFGKRHLDARDTAHFAGSIEDARIYNRPLDAAALASLEPDVASGPEPWAWWTFENGQLADRTGRYPEVFLTGGAALLRGRLVLDGMTGTMLAAKDRGPIDAFSVMANAPYVEDRVSAARQLRLQLLADPHRATYHFVAPEGICMPFDPNGALFWKGRYHLFYIYQDAGQHYWGHASSADLLHWRHHPPALGPGAGDEGIFSGGAFIDKDGRAIITYWGLGGGKRGICIATSNDELLEHWTKLPENPVIAESDWGYAIHNEGTPQEVICGAADPSAVWLKDGRYYLMTGNLLVLNKFGKERQRPEFLGDTTFLFASDDLLTWQYLHPFYTSKREWTRADEDNMCPDFFPLGARHMLLFISHNLGCQYYLGQYRDDRFYPETHGRMTWVDNAFFAPESVQDAQGRRIMWAWIFDQRDQDVRNASGWSGTMSLPRVLWLGDDKTLRMKPAEELERLRLNPRRQTGVQVAADTEVPLEGIQGGCLELALEIVPGGATQFGVKVRRSPGGEEQTLVYYDAADQALKIDTTHASLGQGPKVVEAGPLAMKPDEPVKLRVFLDKSVVETFANDRQGVMRRIYPTREDSVGVALFATGGPATFTTITAWDMMPANPY
- a CDS encoding nucleotidyltransferase family protein, whose amino-acid sequence is MDLPIQFEREQLAAFCRKHHLTKLALFGSVLTDRFGPDSDVDVLFEYDPEHVPSLFDVAGMEEELSEILGRKADMRTPRDLSRYFRDEVVRTARVEYAA